The DNA region aaaaagagaaacataaataaacaacataagaacataagtatattaaaggaaatgaaaagcataaacaagatattaaggaaaatataacatgaaataaaacttaaaattacaaaaatataaagaaagaaataaggagcatgattttgatctgaacaaccaagatgcctaaatgcatggcaaatgcctcattttataggccaaaatttggaactattgatttgatggctaattgttaagtgggtggccacatcttgacttggtgacaatccttatcttcttatctgaacaaaacatcattgataacgtcTGAATATGAACCAactttactcatgaaagttctaggaaattatctagctttatagaagaagaaaaaaaaactttaggtcatttggacttctagaactcgagatatgggctgaacattacagtgtctaggctgcaggatagattcggacttgtccgttgttgctataatttagacttcaaaatgatctttttaaatcttggactccatatGAAAGTTTTAGCCTATGTCTTAAATTTTCATctatataaagcagacctaaatccgagatctacagctccagatatgacccaattaccgaatagtgtttcAGTTTAGACTGaactagcatctcttttctaagtttggcattctctttgtccttttaatttcagtacttaagctcatcaatcaatccttttatttatgtgataggcctgcatttaagatgaacatttaccataaactaaaggcatcttatattattagatatgttattataaaacatgctttagttaaggagttattgatactttaagtgcaaaataataatataaaaccttgataaaaataaactttcaagtACCAATCAACTTCCTGCTTCAAATACTTCTCTCTAATATCATGGTAGTATGGAGGCTTGAAACCTGGCCCATGCTTTGCCACCAATTCAAATGCCTTTACAAACTTAGGGTTTTTTACATGATTAAATGGAATTGCATTAGTGTAGAAAAACCTTGCAATTTGTCAATATGTTTCTTCTCTAATATCCCTTTTTAACAATTGATTTAGGGTTGTTTGTGTACTTCCACTCCCGCTAACTACTTTTTTCCTTTGTTCTTGgagctaatttcttttatttcatcatcatcatttgcaCTATATTAATaggcctttcttttcttttcatttgcttcTAGATTTTTCACCAAAACACCCAAAATCATTTGCTTAACATTTTCTGGAACTTGCTGACATGGCTCAACATCCTTATGAGTGCAAGCCAAATGttgtttgaaatgaaaaatacctCTACTAATAAATTTTTGACAATACTTGCACTGAACTTTTCTAGAATTCTTATCAATATCTATACCATGTTGCCATCCCATATCAAGTCTATTACCAGAAGAATTCTTTCTACATTCCATAAGTTCAAGTGTtcaaaaattcaagaataaactCAAATCAACCCTGTAATCAAtccaaatattttatgattgtaaTTAACTTTTTGTTATACATAATAATTCACAAAACTATAATATTGAAATGACATCCTAAAGTCATTCCATCATTCCATAATCCACACCAcacaaacaaaatcacaaaGCAACAGGCTGAAATGGACAGCCCACACTCCACAAaccaaaaaatcatgatttaacGATTTCaccaaattaattcaattcaattcggTCCAATTAATTTAGTCCTATAATACTGAAATGGCATCCTAAAAGACATTTCAGcaactaattaattcaattcaacagTCCACAATCCACACTCCACTGTATAAATGGATAGAAAAGCATTCAAAAGCATTCCATCAATTCCATTTAATTCATTCCATCAACTCCATTAAATTCATTCAACattataaatatacaaattaCAGGACCCGCAAAATCAACATACAATTAGAGGGTAACAGTGCAAAATCAAAATATGTAATTACAGGGGAATTTACAATTACAAGGCAAAATCAAATATTGTAGTTTTacattttaaaggtaaaatcaACTTACGGTGAAAAGGAGCCATTAATGATGAAGGCTAAACGGCTATAGGTGAAGAGGAGTGATGTCGCCTACTGTTGTTGATGAAGAGGAAGCTGTGAGCTGTTGATGATGGGAAAGAAAGGAGATCATTGCTGGTGTGCCGCTGTGGATGAAGATTGAAAAGGAAGCTGTGAGCTGTTGAGGAGATCGTTGCCACTGTTGATGAAAAGGAAGCCGCGACCGTAAGCACTAATGACTGGACTATGGAGTGAAGACTAGAGTGAGGAAACAGAAGGAGTGAAGACTGGATCATGACCATGATCGTCGCTGTTTTTGTGGTTGTCGATGCCTAGTTGGTTAATTAAAGAAGAGGATTAGGGATTTGTTCGGTGAAAAGAAGGAGAGAAGATTAAAGATCGCATGATTTGTTCTGCGCTTTTGTGACTAGAGTGAAGACCGCGTGAGTGTGCATTTGCACAGCCAATAGGCATCGGACAGCTGGAGCATGGGGGGAACATTTTGCTTTAGTGCATGTGTTTTGTTACAATCGTGAAATTGGTCCTGAAATCGTGATTTGGCGCGATTTcacccattttttattttttcaaaccattcaGCACACAAAtcatgttttgactcgtaaaagcATACAATTTTGCGagtcaaaatatgattttaacaacctagCTTACAAATACAAAgtaatattcaaaatttttttctcaaattagaTAATACTAGATTACACGCCGCGCTATGTTGtagttcaaattattattttttaaaatgtaaaaaaagtatttagatcataagaattatttaatattattattaaacctaacCCAACAGGTGAACATTGAAATATTTCGACCTGACTTCTTGCctaacttgaatttaaaattaaaccatatgGAAGCTATTCTAACGTAACCTTATTGACCTGACAGGTCCAAAGATTGTTCAAATGACCGGTAAAAAGCATGATTTggattagaaaaaaagaattcaatatggtgtttttttttaatattgggatATTAACATATTAGATCGCCTCGGGCCTTGAAAGTTAACTTGTCAACTTCAAGATCTCAATAATGAACTCTactgggtttaataattttttttaaaaaaaaatatttctcacataattaaacaataaaaaaaacaatcactcgTAAAATCAAGTATAAGACCAATATTTGGAGtttatttaagattataataacctcattgaaagtaaattgaaaaaacatatctcTTTCACAGTGAAGGATGCGCTTGCCCCCCTAACTCTCTTAGATGCATTACTTGTGATTTTATTTGTGCTTCGTCGCgggttcaatattttttcaacaaaaaagtaGACATGTAAGCTTTTCAATGcctttttttacataaaaaaatccctaattttatatatatatatatatatatatatatatatatatatatatatatatatgatcttgCAACATATGAAATTTACCTAGTCATGTTTACTGAATTtgcttattaaatttaatttcttatttaattaaacaataatagaaataaacttacacatgaaattgattgaataaaaaaatattatgaaaggctaaactaaataaaaatattatcaaaaactaaatatattttatttttaaaaataaatttcatctatttaaaagattaaaaaagaaatatagatgaattgaaattattcttcaaaaattaaatacatataaaatatttttttaaaaaaaacactcctatttaaaaaatgctaaaaaacctacaaaaaaaaatcatagaggttgtatattaattgaaaaaaaaaaaaaaatattttaaaaagagaaatattaaaaaaaagtatcaataaaaaaaatagccgAGATGTTATTGCTTAACCCATTAAACTTGAGATGTAGGTCATGGAATCAACCATGATCagtaatctttttatttattttttaacctgtataaaaaattaaaatattaacacaAGCTCAAAAAAGAGCCCTTTGGTGTGTAGTTTTATGACCCAGCACACTCGGGCCATATAAGGAAGAGCCTAGACCTGTCGGATGGTGTGCCGTCCGTGAGCTTAGATTCCAATCACAATTGTGATGGCCAAAAAATAAAggcattattgtttttatatatataaaaaaaaaacaaaattttaagctATTTCAACCCAAAAACACTTGATTAAATATCCTTAAAATACCTATGAACCAATCCATAAACTCAAAACACCTAAAAAGAgttcaaaaatccaaaatcaaacgAGGTTATATTCGACTTTCTCtacttaaatctatttttttaggcGATATTATGCTCTAAATGATCATTATCAAGCCCCACTCATCGTATAAAACCCATGAAACCATTTTGGTTGTAAAAAAAAGCGTGGACGATGACTTTCTCTCTTATTACTAGAATCTAACAATCTCTCTCTTTCCTCTCACCAACtgagagataaaaataataaaaattaatttttgtattaaaattgattttttaaaattaaaggaacctaaattgtataaattatattgtttttaaagatgGTGAAccgaaatgtattttttttgcaaaaactcTGGACATGCACCTATATTTGGTGCCTTTTAAATCTCAATCCCTCTTCTattaatttaactattgcttaagaaatcaaaagtaatTAGCATTCAATCAAATTGTCTAAAATAAAAGCTTGATGaccaaattgaacaaaaaaaaacaatattcatttgagcctatttgtttttgtgttttaaaagcatttttaaaaaaaatgatttttttattttttttgtttaaaattagtttttttttgttttgtttttatattttttaatatgttgatatgaaaattaattttaaaaaataaaaatatattatttcaatgtttttttaaataaaaaaatatttttaaaagtaattaattgtCTAAACATTGTTATTCTACGTTGAAAAGGTCATgctttttagtgatttttataatacaataatgaaattttaattttaaaagaactggaaaaggaaatgaaaaaagaaaaaagaaaagaaaagaggaggaTCAACAAAATTTAGTCACCGGTGGCGGAGAGCCAACAGAATGAACGCTGAGAACCTAATGAAACTATAAAacctcttcctctctctctctacacgcATATGCACctggaaagaaagagaaaggaaaaaaaggaaggcTTCCGCAAGTCATGGCATCACTGCTTCAGTGTCCTACTTCaccatttccttcttctttctcctccaACAACCCCCGCTCCCCCTTCCTCCGCTTTCACTTCCCTCTCCGTCACGCCGTTGTAAGttcctcttcctctttctttctttcccccCTTCTTAGTTCTTGATTGATCTACCATACTATTAATCCCTTAAAGAATTATTGGAAtaattgctttcttttcttttggaatAATACTcttttgatgcgctgattttCTTTATCAGAGGTGTAATCTGGTGGAGCCCATCAAGTTTGACAACGGCAAGCCTTACATCCCGCTCCTCAACACCTCGGCTCATCATTTATCCTCCACTGCCACTTCCCATTTAGATAACGCTCTTCCTCCTTTCAACAAACATGACACCAGGCTTCGCATTTTCTCTGGCACTGCTAATCCTGCTCTCTCTCAGGTTCTtacttcttcttgtttttttttcttttacttcttGGAATGATTATTACTGTTAATCTTTAtccaataatttttcttataggAAATTGCTTGCTACATGGGCCTGGAGCTTGGCAAGATTAAAATTAAGCGTTTTGCGGACGGGGAGATTTATGTCCAATTGCAAGAAAGTGTCAGAGGCTGTGATGTTTTTCTTGTCCAACCCACCTGTCCTCCTGCCAATGAGAACCTCATGGAGCTGCTGATTATGATTGATGCTTGTCGCAGGGCGTCTGCTAAGAATATTACTGCTGTTATTCCTTATTTCGGCTACGCCAGGGCCGATAGAAAGGTAATGCTTCCGGGAGCTGAATCGATAGATACTcttgttttttagttaattttttattcattgtttcAACTTTCTGGCTTTTCAGACTCAAGGGCGAGAATCCATTGCTGCCAAGCTTGTTGCAAATTTGATTACTGAAGCAGGTGCAAATCGTGTTCTTGCCTGTGATCTTCATTCCGGGCAGTCCATGGGGTATTTTGACATTCCTGTGGATCATGTGTATGGTCAGGTAAAGAACCCACTCTACCTTCGACTGCTATTTCATTGCATTATTCCAAGATATAGCTATTGGAGTATGATATagagttttgaaattattttaacaattcttGTTATGCTGTTGGTATGGACCAGTGAGAAAGCCATGAAAACCTTAATTGCTGTAATTGTCTGTTCAATggtaattatttgttttttcttttgtgcatCACCAGCCTGTGATACTCGATTACCTTGCTAGCAAGACTATATGTTCTGATGACTTGGTGGTGGTCTCCCCTGACGTTGGAGGTGTAGCAAGAGCTCGTGCTTTTGCCAAGAAATTATCAGACGCACCTCTAGCTATTGTTGATAAAAGACGTCATGGACACAATGTTGCAGAGGTAAAATATGCCAAATATGCTGCTCTTTTCTTATGCTTCAAGATGGTCTGGTTGTATTGAGAATTGAGATAAAGATAGAAGCACTGTTTATATGCTTTTAGGTTCAGCCACGCTCTTTGAAGTTGAAGATCGAGTGCTCCCCTAATTCCTACCACCATCTGCTTTTCCCTTTGTTTCATGCGTTGAGAATTGAAATATCCATATCATGTTCCCTTCTTTTTATTTCCTCCTTTTTTATGGGGTTTAAACGGATGCAACCTGATTTCTTCATATGCATTGAATTCACTAGATTGTCTGCTGAATGTCATCTTTCAGGTGATGAATTTGATTGGTGATGTGAAGGGGAAAGTTGCAGTTATGGTAGATGACATGATCGACACAGCTGGTGAGTTTTGCTCAAATCTTATTTGCTGTCCTTATCTTGTATTGGAAAATTCATGCTGCAGAAGCTATGCCTTTATATCCTAGGTGACGTAGTTtgggaagaggaaaaaaaaataaacaatagtaGTTTGCCTTTTCTTCCGGCATCACTAGGATACTGTAGTCAAAGTTATCAGTACCACACATGAAGATGACTCACAGAAGGCTGAGGTCATGGTTTTCACTGGTCCAGCTGTAGGTAAACTAATTGTACCTTTGATCTGTTGGTGATAAATCtaacatttaaattaacttatccaggaaatctttaaaaattagtCTTAAAACAGTATCTTTGTGCCTAGTATTTTGAAACGGTGGATTTTGTTATCTTATCTGGTTAAGTATTTGTTCCATAATTCAGTTTTGTCTGCTATAGTGTGTCAAAAACAGGGTCAAACTTACTGAAGTCAGTTTTGTCTGTATAGTGTGCCAAAATCAGGCTCCAAGTTGCAGAagtaaatataaatttcaaaagtGTTACTAGAGGGTAATAATTATAACAGTAAATGTAAAGTGCATTTGGTCGTTCAATAGCCAATGTGTAATTTATGTGtaaatgttatgaaaatttaCGGTGTTTCACCTTTTTCCCTCTTCAATTTCTCACATGGTCCCGACAAATAAGCAAAGAGTCTGATTCACAGTTGAACCAGTCTAGTCTTTGATTTGATCAGATGCTGATAGCCATTGTTCTTGCCTCTTTGTTTTCCTGGTGATCTTACCCGATGTTAGTTGCCTAACATTTCAAATTCTTGTTTATTCATTGTTAAATGTTTCCTATGCACTATTTGTTGCAGGAACTATTACCAAAGGTGCAGCTCTATTACATCAAGAGGGGGCAAGGGAGGTCTATGCATGCACTACACATGCTGTTTTCAGGTATCTGGATATTATCCAGTTCACTAATCTACGTAATGCGTGCTAGTATAAGATTATCTAATATCTTTAATAGATTGACACATCAGttagtaaatttttttgtaaaaaagaaTTAAGCTAAATTTCTAGCATTATTCCTAGGAAAATTATTTTCTCCTCAGAGTTGGTGCACATTTTGGACAGCATTGGTGTTGGATTAAGAAATTAGAAAAGCATTGATAGCTTGGATTTCTAATGATGCATTGGATGTAGATAATATGCAGGTAACACTAGCATGCTATCTCCATGTGGTCTCTGATCACTACAAATGAAGTCAAAGTTATATACCAGATTTGACAGCAGCCATGTATTTATCAACCAATAGATAGAACTTCTATAGGTCAAATTGATTTCTGTAGATCATAGATACTTTCCTCTTATCAATTATTAGAGCATATGATTGAATGTTCAGCAAACCTGCAACTGTGCATGTTAACCATGCATCTGATTGTTGTTGCTCAGATTTTCACTACCTTTTTCTGTTTGCAGCCCTCCTGCGATTGAGAGGTTATCGAGTGGTCTTTTTCAAGAGGTTATCATAACAAACACGATTCCAGTGTCAGAGCAGAACTATTTTCCCCAGCTCACAGTCTTGTCAGTAGCAAACCTCTTGGGCGAGACCATATGGCGTGTTCATGATGACTGCTCTGTGAGTAGCATCTTTCAGTAAAATTGGATCTATATGATCAATTACAAGTGAAATTAACACTCCACCCCAATgaaattcattcattttttcttcctgCATGAGGTGTCAATGTGTTGcagattttgttttattcttttcttggcGATGCATGCATCTGGAAGAATGAATGGTGCTTACATAGTGCAGCCCAAATTGTAGTTAAgaagtttgaaataaaaaaaaaaaaccaaggatttaagaaaaaaagccattccttttaaatttaaaaactaaaatgaaaatccTTACCATTCTTTTGATAGATTCTCAACTATTGCCATTGCTCCACATTTTGCCATGTGTCGTTCTTCCTTTAGGGTTCTATCCAAGTCATTGTAGATTGGGGAGTTCAGATCATAGATTTATAACTCAATGGTACCAATAGATTAGATTcattctcggtttttttttctcattgtcAGGGTGGCATTGAACCCTATTCCAGCTTGGGCATTGATTGATCAATTTACATGGTGTGTCTCCCAGCTTGAACTACTGCCAAATTTAGATTCGTCCACGGGAAGTGTTACTGGATTGTAGAAAACTCAAAACAACTTTATGTTTAGAGAAGTCATATCTTTAGTTTTGTATGGAGGAGATGGGGTTGATTGGCAGATTTTTGGTAGCTTGAATTAGATTCCTTGTTTAGGTTTTTTCAATGTTTCTTATACTCCTGAATGTTTTGACTCCTGAATGTTTTGATGAGAAACTTTTGGAAGAGTTTTCTGCTTTATAAATGATGTATGCATAAAGGTATATCAATGTCGGGTTGATTTCGTATCAATGTCGGGTTGATTTCGTATCAATGGAAGCTCCAACTCCACCATTGCTATCTATATTTAACATGGATTGGTGGTTTCCTGCTCGAGGAAAAATAATACTCGTGAGAATTGAGAATGACTCGCCAGGATGAAATCAAGTGTCGGTTGGGTTAGTTAGTGTTTTCTGCACCTGGCAATGCTCGCCGATTCGGTGCTTCAGTGAAGTAACGGCCTGTGAATTACAATCTGCGCTCGATGACAAACGGTTCCGATGTCGGAATGCATGGCTGCTTGATGAAGAGTCTATTTACTGAAAGCAAACCCCCTCCTTTCTTGCATGATGGAAGCAGCTGagcattccttttctttctttccttttttccctAACTCAAGACGGTCAAAAagtcaaaaatatcattttaggaCAAGTTAAAAATTGTAAACTTATCCTTACCGCAGTCAAAATGACAGGCTCACAGTGCCTAgggtttattttcttaaaaaaataatttaattattttaaaaaaataattaaaaaaataaaaaaatatattattaattattttgataaaaatactcTACCACAGTGCCTAACCGCAACTGGCTCAGTCACTCACTCCCTCACTGTCACTGATACGGGAAACCTCCTGGGGCTGGCTGGTGCTAgggtttgatttctttttgcAAATCTGATTTAATCTGtctatccctttttttttcttggcggGAATTAACTATACCctctttctaaaaaacaaaaaaatccccaaattaaaatacaaaaagaaacccTAGAAAGCAAAAGAAGAGTAGCAAATCATATCCAAGTTGAAGAAATAAAGAGGAGAGGGTGATGGGGAAAGACGAAGACGAAATGAGGGGAGAGATAGAAGAACGATTGATAAACGAAGAGTACAagatatggaaaaagaacacaCCTTTCCTCTACGACCTTGTCATCACTCATGCCCTCGAATGGCCTTCTCTAACAGTCGAATGGCTTCCCGATCGCGAGGAGCCTCCTGGCAAGGACTACTCCGTTCAAAAGATGATTCTTGGCACTCACACCTCCGAGAATGAGCCTAACTATCTCATGCTTGCCCAGGTCCAGCTTCCTCTTGACGACGCCGAAAACGATGCCCGTCACTACGATGACGATCGCTCCGATTTTGGCGGATTTGGCGCCGCCAATGGCAaggttttgcttttgttttttgtggcttttcaagattttggtttcattttgtttctcaGATTTGATGTGATCGATTTTAATTTTGTAGGTGCAAATAATTCAGCAAATAAATCATGATGGGGAGGTGAATAGGGCGCGGTATATGCCGCAAAACCCGTTCATGATAGCTACCAAGACTGTTAGTGCTGAAGTTTATGTCTTTGACTACAGCAAGCACCCATCTAAGCCGCCTCTTGATGGTGCTTGCACTCCTGATTTGAGATTGAGGGGTCACAGCACTGAAGGCTATGGTTTGTCTTGGAGTAAGTTTAAAGAAGGGTATTTGCTTAGTGGTTCTGATGATGCTCAAATTTGCTTGTGGGACATTAACACCACTCCTAAGAATAAGTCTCTTGATGCAATGCAAATCTTTAAGGTTGGTTTTCATGCCCGTATGTTCACTATGATGTTTCTTTTTGAGTAGTTATTGAgacataaagaataaatttgtgtttttttaagataCGCCAATGCGTGTGATGATTTAAAGTACTGTCTTATAGGTTCATGAAGGTGTTGTAGAAGATGTAGCGTGGCATCTGAGACATGAACATTTGTTTGGTTCTGTTGGGGATGATCAATACCTGCTTATATGGGATCTCCGAACTCCATCTGTTACTAAGCCTGTCCATTCCGTAGTTGCTCACCAGAGTGAGGTATGCCATAGCATTTTTGTGATTCCTTCGTGTATTAATAAACTAATTGTTCTGTGGCCAAGACATGGTTTTTTTACCTTCATATGCAACTACTATCTGAAACCTGTGACTTGACATGTTCCATGTGAAATGATGTGTAATTGTGCTATTAATTGCTCAAAAACTTGTGCCTTGCAATCAGAAGGTTATGCATGACATATTGTTGGTGAACTCGTATTTGTCAAAAGGATTCCTCATACACATgcgagtttttgttgctttgaaagtggatgagtttttttattcttattctaaAAGCCATGCTGTTTGCCAATGAGGCTtatatctcttttttattttatttgatgtgatttctttttattttcttgtcttaGGTTAACTGCTTGGCTTTTAATCCTTTTAATGAATGGGTTGTGGCAACGGGGTCTACTGATAAGACTGTCAAGTTATTTGACATACGGAAGATCAATACTGCACTTCATACATTTAACTGTCACAAGTAAGCATATCTGGGGAATTCTGTATTATTCTTCCAGGCATATATCTGTGGTGTGTATTGTTTACGAGTGGCACTCACATGCAGCATGGATGCATGCACAGATCACCTAAAAACAtgctatttaatattttatgtactTTATTTTTCCGTGATGTACACAGGGAGGAGGTTTTCCAAGTCGGGTGgaatccaaagaatgagacTATTTTAGCTTCTTGTTGCCTCGGTAGAAGGCTCATGGTCTGGGATCTTAGCAGGTTTGTCTTTGAAAAAACCCAGTGAGCTGTTAATTGATATTACTTAGGTTTACTGGTTGCTGGATTTGAGGATTGCTTTGAGCTTTTATTTAGATAAGCCAACACCACATGAGGATTGTTTTGAGCTACATTTGCTTTGTTTAATGTGGGGCTACTCCTTTGCAGGATTGATGATGAGCAGACACCAGAGGATGCTGAAGATGGCCCACCAGAATTGCTTTTCATTCATGGTGGTCACACCAGTAAAATATCAGATTTTTCATGGAACCCATGTGAAGATTGGGTTGTTGCTAGTGTAGCTGAAGATAACATCCTTCAAATATGGCAGATGGCAGAGAATATCTACCATGATGAAGATGATATACCAGCAGACGAATCGACAAAAGATTCCTAGTGTATTTACCAGGCTTTAATAGTATATTATCAATCACACAACGGGTGCTTGTAGgatctttttggtttttaagtCGCCTCTTTTTTTGGGTAGCCTCCAAATAGATCTCCCGTGTATGGAGGCTCTTTTTCGATCCTTGTCCCGAACTGATGTGTAATAACCTATcaatagcttttttattttatttattttgcaaatgTGGTTGCCTGTGCGTTGTTTGGATGATGCTTTGCTGCGGCGTTGCACAAGGTCATAATCTGGTTTAAAAGATGAAGCTACAGCTGGAGAAAATCATACAACAGAAGTTTCAGCGGGTTAGCTATTCTCATTAGTTTATTCCAGATGGCTAAAAAGTTTGATTCTTCTTAAGCCTAGCACACAATGTGTCCCAAGGATTAGTATATATTCATGGACGTCCGATGCTATGCTAGAAAAAGCTACTGcgtgtggtgttttttttttttttttaaatgaattaaaataatttttaatgatttttttgtttaccttttttttaatgccaAACATGCTTCAGGCAAtgcaatttgaaacaaaatgatACAGTGACAGCAGCTTTCTTCATATCTAAAATTTACACAACCTGAACACAGAATGCAAATTTGGAAGCTGCTTGGCCAAAATTATCTGCTGAATCTTCAGATGTCATGGTTTGAAACCAAATCTTCTCCGTTGGGAGGCCCCCCGGAAGCTGTTCTCTGAGCGGGTGTCTGATGCTGCTGCGGGTGGTTTTTGGTGTCATCAGAAGCCATCATGAAGTGGAAGCCCATGATGTACCTATACTCTCCAGTCCCAAGGCAACGGGAGCAGTGGCTGAGGCCACTACCACCACAAGTCCTGCACCTGCAACAAAACAAGTGTAATTGCTTTTACAATGGAGTTGTTAACTTTGATATATTAACAGCAGTAGCAGTACTGATTCCATCAACCCACTTAAGAAATCAATCTGCTGATAGCTCACCATTTAGGCCATTCACCTTCAGGAAGCATTGCTAAATGCACGCAGTTAGTCCTGCCTACAGAATTTACATAGAGTTACaaccaattttaaataaaatgcaagTAAATCGCAGTAAACATCATTATTATAtcagaataaaaagaaagagagatacTGGGAGGTTGGTTGACACCTTGTCCAGAACAATGGGGGCAATCAACCCTACCAGTTCCATGGCAGACCTCACAAGGTGGGTCTGGCCTCTTCCTTATTTCTTTCCGTACATTTGACTGTCCAAAGTATACAAGTATTAGCAGTGTAGGGAGTTATAATGGGAAGAAAAGGGGAAGAACGGAAATGAAATT from Populus alba chromosome 14, ASM523922v2, whole genome shotgun sequence includes:
- the LOC118045239 gene encoding ribose-phosphate pyrophosphokinase 1; the protein is MASLLQCPTSPFPSSFSSNNPRSPFLRFHFPLRHAVRCNLVEPIKFDNGKPYIPLLNTSAHHLSSTATSHLDNALPPFNKHDTRLRIFSGTANPALSQEIACYMGLELGKIKIKRFADGEIYVQLQESVRGCDVFLVQPTCPPANENLMELLIMIDACRRASAKNITAVIPYFGYARADRKTQGRESIAAKLVANLITEAGANRVLACDLHSGQSMGYFDIPVDHVYGQPVILDYLASKTICSDDLVVVSPDVGGVARARAFAKKLSDAPLAIVDKRRHGHNVAEVMNLIGDVKGKVAVMVDDMIDTAGTITKGAALLHQEGAREVYACTTHAVFSPPAIERLSSGLFQEVIITNTIPVSEQNYFPQLTVLSVANLLGETIWRVHDDCSGGIEPYSSLGID
- the LOC118045238 gene encoding histone-binding protein MSI1, translated to MGKDEDEMRGEIEERLINEEYKIWKKNTPFLYDLVITHALEWPSLTVEWLPDREEPPGKDYSVQKMILGTHTSENEPNYLMLAQVQLPLDDAENDARHYDDDRSDFGGFGAANGKVQIIQQINHDGEVNRARYMPQNPFMIATKTVSAEVYVFDYSKHPSKPPLDGACTPDLRLRGHSTEGYGLSWSKFKEGYLLSGSDDAQICLWDINTTPKNKSLDAMQIFKVHEGVVEDVAWHLRHEHLFGSVGDDQYLLIWDLRTPSVTKPVHSVVAHQSEVNCLAFNPFNEWVVATGSTDKTVKLFDIRKINTALHTFNCHKEEVFQVGWNPKNETILASCCLGRRLMVWDLSRIDDEQTPEDAEDGPPELLFIHGGHTSKISDFSWNPCEDWVVASVAEDNILQIWQMAENIYHDEDDIPADESTKDS
- the LOC118045240 gene encoding uncharacterized protein isoform X1, translated to MAVSTAAATLLTAVCLDQLELDSAKNSKKAAVVAGKEESFGTGRRNPLYLSLTKPSWIVRTESNVRKEIRKRPDPPCEVCHGTGRVDCPHCSGQGVNQPPSRTNCVHLAMLPEGEWPKWCRTCGGSGLSHCSRCLGTGEYRYIMGFHFMMASDDTKNHPQQHQTPAQRTASGGPPNGEDLVSNHDI
- the LOC118045240 gene encoding uncharacterized protein isoform X2; protein product: MAVSTAAATLLTAVCLDQLELDSAKNSKKAAVVAGKEESFGTGRRNPLYLSLTKPSWIVRTESNVRKEIRKRPDPPCEVCHGTGRVDCPHCSGQGRTNCVHLAMLPEGEWPKWCRTCGGSGLSHCSRCLGTGEYRYIMGFHFMMASDDTKNHPQQHQTPAQRTASGGPPNGEDLVSNHDI